Proteins found in one Aspergillus puulaauensis MK2 DNA, chromosome 8, nearly complete sequence genomic segment:
- a CDS encoding putative oxalate/formate antiporter (COG:G;~EggNog:ENOG410QDAM;~InterPro:IPR020846,IPR011701,IPR036259;~PFAM:PF07690;~TransMembrane:12 (i17-38o58-74i86-106o112-132i144-168o174-196i220-242o254-271i283-302o308-329i350-371o377-396i);~go_function: GO:0022857 - transmembrane transporter activity [Evidence IEA];~go_process: GO:0055085 - transmembrane transport [Evidence IEA]), whose protein sequence is MDSETSITEYPEGGLQAWLVVVGAWCAMIPSMGLLNTLGTLHSWTSEHQLMDYSDSSIGWIFGAYGFFLYVAGAQAGPIFDCYGPLYVVVPGSIGMFASLICFSFSTAYYQIFLSFSVLGGLSACTLFNPAVSVIGHWFDCRRGVATGIACTAGGVGGVIFPIIVMFAAPRVGFGWAIRIIAFLSAGLLAIACLFMRTRLPRHKGKSAAIEFRALSDPRYATTTFAIFLVEFAVFIPITYVSSYALHVGVDKNLSYALIPLLNAGAIPGRFLPGLVADRLGRFNVMIVTSLFCSILTLALWIPIESNTAGVICYAILFGFFSGAAISLTPVCISQVCKVEDYGRRNGTTFTISSIGTLTGIPIAGAILQAGDGNYQGLIGFGGALYFAATVAFVVARGVCAGWKLKTIF, encoded by the exons ATGGACTCTGAAACATCCATCACAGAGTACCCCGAAGGCGGGCTCCAGGCATGGCTGGTGGTTGTCGGTGCCTGGTGCGCCATGATCCCCTCTATGGGCCTGTTGAATACCTTAGGGACGCTGCACTCCTGGACCAGCGAACACCAGTTGATGGACTACTCCGACTCCAGCATTGGGTGGATATTCGGTGCTTATGGGTTCTTCCTCTACGTCGCGGGCGCCCAGGCCGGCCCCATTTTCGACTGCTACGGGCCCTTGTATGTCGTCGTGCCTGGTTCTATAGGAATGTTCGCATCTTTGATCTGCTTCAGCTTTAGCACTG CATACTACCagatcttcctctccttcagcgTCCTCGGCGGTCTCTCGGCCTGCACTCTCTTCAACCCTGCAGTTTCGGTGATCGGGCATTGGTTTGACTGTCGCCGAGGAGTCGCTACCGGCATTGCCTGCACTGCTGGTGGTGTAGGGGGCGTCATCTTCCCCATTATTGTTATGTTTGCTGCACCCAGAGTCGGGTTCGGCTGGGCTATCCGCATCATCGCGTTTCTCTCAGCCGGTTTACTTGCAATAGCCTGTCTTTTCATGCGTACGAGACTGCCGCGACACAAGGGAAAATCAGCGGCCATCGAGTTCAGAGCCCTGTCAGATCCCCGCTACGCCACGACGACattcgccatcttcttggTTGAATTCGctgtcttcatccccatcacctATGTCTCCAGCTATGCGCTCCATGTCGGAGTAGACAAGAACTTATCCTATGCCCTAATTCCTCTTCTCAACGCTGGGGCGATCCCCGGGCGTTTCCTTCCGGGCCTCGTGGCGGATCGACTGGGACGCTTCAACGTCATGATTGTTACCTCGCTCTTCTGCTCCATTCTCACGCTCGCTCTTTGGATTCCGATCGAAAGTAATACTGCCGGCGTTATCTGCTACGCTATCCTCTTCGGCTTTTTCAGCGGTGCAGCGATCAGCCTCACGCCTGTCTGTATTTCGCAGGTATGCAAGGTGGAGGACTACGGACGCAGAAACGGGACGACCTTTACGATTTCAAGTATTGGAACTCTCACTGGAATCCCGATCGCTGGAGCTATTCTGCAGGCTGGCGATGGAAACTACCAGGGCCTTATCGGGTTTGGAGGAGCACTCTACTTTGCAGCGACAGTGGCTTTCGTCGTGGCCAGAGGAGTCTGCGCAGGATGGAAGTTGAAGACAATCTTTTAA
- a CDS encoding sugar porter family MFS transporter (COG:G;~EggNog:ENOG410PUWH;~InterPro:IPR005829,IPR005828,IPR003663,IPR036259, IPR020846;~PFAM:PF00083,PF07690;~TransMembrane:11 (o39-58i65-84o90-111i123-141o161-179i251-269o289-311i318-336o356-379i391-411o423-442i);~go_component: GO:0016020 - membrane [Evidence IEA];~go_component: GO:0016021 - integral component of membrane [Evidence IEA];~go_function: GO:0022857 - transmembrane transporter activity [Evidence IEA];~go_process: GO:0055085 - transmembrane transport [Evidence IEA]) produces the protein MYGYDSAFIGGTIALPAFQANFGLADAENGEAADISSNVVSIFQAGAFFGAIFGFLFAERFGRKPVILGSGVVFSAGAIVQLVGLMSLLYLGRALTGLGVGASSTIIPIYIAECSPALIRGRLVGIFEIMLQIALVFGFWVNYGVERNISDSDQKQWRIPVAVQLIPAGLLLICMVWMCESPRWLASKNKMDRAHKALAWVRNLPMEHEYVVNEMALIDASLSHELEITGGERSPMQILRECAAPGVRNRLIISVLLMLLQNLTGINAINYYSPTIFRSIGFQGTSVQLLATGVYGLVKMITTLVFMIWIVDRFGRRPALIVGAVGAGIAMFYLAIYSQVSDSFKRIPPSDGGSRAAVAMVYIYAIFYGFSWNGIPWIFASEVLPTRVRTIGMMCAVCMQWLAQFMIVYSLPHMVEAISFGTFYFFAACTFVALIFAFLFVPETKGIPLEDMDLLFGRGAGIYARGARQNYETWKGTRGPVSLQKHVGDYLSRVENAR, from the exons ATGTACGGATACGATTCCGCCTTCATCGGGGGAACAATCGCACTGCCTGCCTTCCAGGCGAATTTCGGCCTCGCCGACGCTGAAAATGGCGAGGCAGCAGACATTTCGTCCAACGtcgtctccatcttccagGCAGGCGCCTTCTTCGGTGCAATCTTTGGATTTCTCTTCGCCGAGCGCTTCGGTCGTAAGCCAGTTATCTTGGGATCTGGCGTTGTTTTCTCAGCCGGTGCCATTGTGCAGCTGGTTGGGCTAATGTCGTTGCTGTACCTTGGTCGGGCCCTGACCGGGTTGGGAGTAGG TGCATCGTCGACCATCATTCCCATCTACATCGCCGAGTGCTCCCCAGCTCTCATCCGTGGTCGCCTGGTCGGTATCTTCGAGATCATGCTGCAAATCGCCCTCGTCTTCGGCTTCTGGGTCAACTACGGCGTCGAGAGGAACATTTCCGACTCGGATCAGAAACAGTGGAGGATACCAGTGGCTGTCCAGCTGATTCCTGCAGGCTTACTGCTCATCTGCATGGTTTGGATGTGCGAGAGCCCCCGTTGGCTGGCAAGCAAGAACAAGATGGACAGGGCGCACAAGGCCCTGGCCTGGGTCCGCAATCTGCCCATGGAGCATGAATACGTTGTTAATGAAATGGCCTTGATTGATGCATCGCTCAGCCACGAGCTGGAGATCACTGGTGGTGAACGCTCTCCTATGCAGATACTGAGGGAGTGCGCTGCCCCGGGGGTTCGCAATCGACTCATCATCTCTGTCTTGTTGATGCTCCTGCAGAACCTCACTGG TATCAACGCAATCAACTACTACTCCCCCACAATCTTCAGGTCGATCGGCTTCCAGGGCACTTCTGTCCAGCTGCTCGCAACCGGTGTCTATGGCCTGGTCAAGATGATCACAACCCTGGTCTTCATGATCTGGATTGTAGACCGATTTGGCCGGAGACCTGCATTGATAGTCGGTGCAGTGGGCGCCGGTATAGCCATGTTCTACCTGGCCATCTACTCCCAAGTCAGCGACTCCTTCAAGCGCATCCCCCCCAGCGATGGCGGTTCCCGAGCAGCCGTGGCAATGGTATACATCTACGCCATCTTCTACGGCTTCTCCTGGAACGGGATCCCCTGGATCTTCGCGTCCGAGGTTCTTCCCACGCGTGTTCGAACAATCGGAATGATGTGCGCAGTATGCATGCAATGGCTGGCACAGTTCATGATCGTCTACTCGCTGCCACACATGGTCGAGGCCATCTCTTTCGGCACCTTCTACTTCTTCGCTGCGTGCACGTTTGTGGCCTTGATCTTCGCGTTTCTGTTTGTACCCGAGACCAAGGGCATTCCCCTGGAGGACATGGATCTGTTGTTTGGCCGTGGAGCAGGAATCTACGCCAGGGGGGCGCGTCAGAACTACGAGACATGGAAGGGCACAAGAGGCCCGGTCAGCCTGCAGAAACATGTTGGTGATTATTTATCTCGGGTGGAAAATGCACGATAA
- a CDS encoding SDR family NAD(P)-dependent oxidoreductase (COG:Q;~EggNog:ENOG410PWUQ;~InterPro:IPR002347,IPR036291,IPR020904;~PFAM:PF00106,PF13561,PF08659;~go_function: GO:0016491 - oxidoreductase activity [Evidence IEA];~go_process: GO:0055114 - oxidation-reduction process [Evidence IEA]): MSDALLPPPSQGPIAHRLQSLVALITGAAGNIGFETARRFLLEGARVVLVDLDSDRLAKAADALRKEVQGTDDVILSVQADVTEDADVQRFVNETIQAFGRLDVAFLCAGISYSSTSILETDVDQYDKVMRVNCRSAFLGVKYCGAAMKEAGHGGSIILASSIAGLRATPGLAAYSTSKFALRGLCLTAAGELGQYKIRVNTVHPCGVNTPMFLASWPEEKMKSMLATVPLGRWAEVTDVAAMVSFLASPDAQFLTGGAYKVDGGIVMF, encoded by the exons ATGTCGGATGCTTTGCTGCCTCCACCCTCGCAGGGACCAATTGCTCATCGTCTCCAGTCGCTCGTCGCCCTCATCACCGGTGCTGCTGGCAACATTGGCTTCGAAACCGCCAGGCGATTCCTTCTCGAGGGTGCTCGAGTGGTGCTGGTCGATCTCGATTCCGATAGACTCGCCAAGGCCGCAGACGCCCTCCGCAAAGAGGTCCAAGGCACAGACGATGTTATTCTCAGCGTGCAGGCGGACGTTACAGAGGATGCAGACGTCCAGCGATTTGTAAACGAAACGATACAGGCCTTTGGGCGTCTGGATGTTGCCTTTCTCTGCGCCGGCATCTCGTACTCTTCCACCAGCATTCTCGAAACAGACGTCGATCAGTACGATAAAGTAATGCGCGTGAATTGTCGATCAG CCTTCCTCGGGGTCAAGTACTGCGGCGCTGCAATGAAGGAGGCGGGCCACGGAGGCAGCATTATTCTGGCCTCCTCTATTGCCGGGCTTCGTGCGACTCCTGGTCTGGCTGCATATTCTACGTCCAAGTTCGCTCTCCGCGGTCTTTGCTTGACCGCAGCAGGTGAGTTGGGCCAGTACAAGATCCGCGTCAACACCGTCCATCCCTGTGGCGTCAATACGCCCATGTTCCTGGCCTCATGGCccgaggagaagatgaagagcaTGCTGGCCACTGTGCCGCTGGGTCGCTGGGCCGAAGTTACAGATGTGGCAGCAATGGTTTCATTTCTTGCGAGTCCTGATGCACAATTTCTGACAGGGGGCGCCTACAAGGTGGACGGGGGCATCGTAATGTTCTAG
- a CDS encoding sugar phosphate isomerase/epimerase family protein (COG:G;~EggNog:ENOG410Q1CY;~InterPro:IPR013022,IPR036237;~PFAM:PF01261), giving the protein MLDNPLAITTSSLGLHSSHSLPEKVHAAASNGFSSIEIVYQEVVDHGLSQRPVLDVCNAARSIAQLCQSLDVSVLALNPFKNFEGHHWPLSIRLESARHWIEVAVLLGAEHLQVPSQFDTANSTGDWQQMVRELQQLSDLAASRSLRIAYEAVAWGSYINTWEESLRMVQNVDRGNFGLCLDSFHVAARLWGDNTVAGGMQDDAWPVLKASLARFTDSCPLDKVFYVQLSDGERFAPPLSHEHRFYQADFPPALTWSRHMRVFPLEAELGAYLPVTEIARSWLVDKGWKGVASMEIFDWRMRDETRRPMDNARRGLQSWQKLIRALE; this is encoded by the coding sequence ATGCTTGACAATCCCTTAGCAATCACCACCTCGTCTCTGGGGCTGCACTCCTCACACTCGCTGCCCGAGAAAGTCCACGCCGCGGCGTCTAATGGCTTCTCGTCGATCGAGATTGTCTACCAGGAAGTCGTCGACCACGGCTTGTCACAAAGGCCTGTACTGGATGTGTGCAATGCCGCACGCTCCATCGCACAGTTATGCCAGTCGCTCGACGTCTCGGTGCTGGCCTTGAATCCATTTAAGAACTTCGAGGGCCACCACTGGCCGCTGTCGATACGACTCGAGTCCGCGAGACACTGGATTGAAGTTGCTGTCTTGCTTGGAGCAGAGCATTTGCAAGTCCCGTCGCAATTCGACACTGCCAACAGCACAGGCGACTGGCAGCAGATGGTGCGAGAGTTGCAGCAGCTCAGCGACCTGGCAGCCTCTCGGTCGCTGCGCATCGCCTACGAGGCAGTGGCATGGGGCAGTTACATCAACACCTGGGAGGAAAGTCTGCGCATGGTGCAGAACGTGGACCGGGGGAATTTCGGGCTGTGTCTGGACTCATTCCACGTTGCTGCGCGGCTTTGGGGGGACAACACCGTCGCCGGTGGCATGCAGGACGACGCGTGGCCGGTCCTCAAGGCCTCGCTCGCTCGATTCACTGACTCGTGTCCGCTCGATAAAGTTTTCTACGTGCAGCTCTCGGATGGTGAGAGATTTGCACCGCCGCTGTCGCACGAGCATCGCTTCTATCAGGCCGATTTCCCACCTGCGCTTACTTGGTCGCGACACATGAGGGTGTTCCCCCTGGAGGCTGAGCTGGGCGCTTATTTGCCGGTCACGGAAATTGCAAGATCCTGGCTGGTGGACAAGGGGTGGAAGGGGGTGGCTTCAATGGAGATATTCGACTGGAGAATGAGAGACGAGACCAGACGGCCGATGGACAACGCCAGAAGAGGCCTGCAGTCGTGGCAGAAGCTGATCAGGGCCTTGGAGTAG
- a CDS encoding uncharacterized protein (COG:S;~EggNog:ENOG410Q91D;~InterPro:IPR036864,IPR007219,IPR001138;~PFAM:PF00172,PF04082;~go_function: GO:0000981 - DNA-binding transcription factor activity, RNA polymerase II-specific [Evidence IEA];~go_function: GO:0003677 - DNA binding [Evidence IEA];~go_function: GO:0008270 - zinc ion binding [Evidence IEA];~go_process: GO:0006351 - transcription, DNA-templated [Evidence IEA];~go_process: GO:0006355 - regulation of transcription, DNA-templated [Evidence IEA]): MTANGGPARREMRNTQACKLCRSRKVKCDSIRPKCSLCRAENVPCTYEQDRRQTSRVSQAVIQRITDRLTEVEETVHRLEESLSHQRHHAGQVQTPSDTAPSVVSPTHALQGLDDVGMFMDASPSHDPQNLYPETPAFDLDQGRKQGASIEIHTGVESDGGHISVYGPSSTFNPPISYTLYRQPRPAQFSATESKDTAEEECRLFANSALQIQKEWSYMAERKFDLDGLDLDTAWHLLQIHWNHHHQAYLTTYRPAVMHSLATGGAYINKLLLNAIYLSSALNSDRDELHEDPADRQSLGRRFFSRIQELTLSELGSSSVATAVAFLITGSSLVSVGRQTAGWHYSGLGYRMIIDLGLHVDPHKLRISHPDPSQPAMGFTEVDLELHRRVYWGAYINDKFQALYFGRPPTLTAIGIEPSRTFLDKFEELELWKPYVDPRARVPPPVYEPQPAYTLSTFQAFTYLADIMAGIVTGLYSPQVQFLSQEEILDVAGDLQKRLDAWMANLPKHLQYDPSQDEAPPAHRFNPPMTFHMLHILLHRPFLPEGHLRHLGASAEAEHREICLLSAVQIYELARRYRDAFTLRRATYMISYCLFCAASVIPFGPRQSVDVSQRHIVGWFWIALKELQNGANFGLRKPIIIIRSLIEHAGLDLNSILAQTEPSRPASLEAGAGGQAHVQHDHRSGVIGVNGAMPPQGPDEAQVPEIEDADFETLCRDLFAGDIDGLAAPHGTDAEDHSLLYGLFR, from the exons ATGACAGCCAATGGAGGGCCTGCGAGGCGGGAGATGCGCAACACGCAGGCATGCAAGCTATGCCGGAGCCGCAAG GTGAAGTGTGACAGTATCCGTCCAAAGTGCAGCCTATGTCGAGCAGAGAATGTTCCATGCACATACGAGCAGGACCGGCGACAGACATCGCGGGTGTCGCAGGCAGTTATCCAACGCATCACCGACCGGCTgacggaggtggaggagacggTGCATAGATTAGAGGAGTCTCTATCGCATCAACGGCATCATGCTGGTCAAGTCCAGACCCCATCCGATACTGCGCCGTCGGTCGTTTCACCCACCCATGCCTTGCAGGGGTTGGACGACGTTGGTATGTTTATGGACGCATCACCAAGCCACGATCCGCAGAATCTGTACCCAGAGACCCCTGCCTTCGATTTGGACCAAGGGCGTAAGCAGGGTGCATCCATTGAAATACACACAGGAGTCGAGAGCGACGGCGGCCACATATCAGTGTACGGCCCAAGCTCGACATTCAATCCGCCCATTTCATATACACTCTATCGACAACCGCGCCCAGCACAGTTCTCTGCAACGGAAAGTAAAGACACGGCGGAAGAGGAATGCCGATTGTTTGCCAACTCGGCTCTTCAGATACAAAAAGAGTGGTCCTATATGGCTGAGCGCAAGTTTGACCTGGACGGCCTGGATCTTGATACAGCGTGGCACCTCCTGCAGATCCATTGGAACCACCATCACCAGGCATACCTGACCACCTATCGACCTGCAGTAATGCATAGTCTCGCAACGGGGGGGGCTTACATCAACAAGCTCCTTTTGAACGCCATTTACCTGTCATCCGCGCTGAACAGCGATCGCGACGAGTTGCACGAGGATCCAGCAGACCGGCAATCGCTAGGCAGGAGATTCTTCTCTCGTATCCAGGAATTAACCCTCTCTGAGCTAGGCAGCTCGAGCGTTGCCACGGCCGTTGCGTTTCTGATCACTGGCTCTAGTCTAGTGTCTGTTGGCCGGCAGACGGCTGGCTGGCACTATTCAGGGCTGGGCTATCGGATGATAATCGACTTGGGCCTGCATGTCGACCCCCATAAGCTTCGCATTTCCCATCCAGATCCGTCGCAGCCTGCAATGGGCTTCACCGAGGTTGATCTTGAACTGCATCGCCGTGTATACTGGGGTGCATACATCAATGACAAGTTCCAGGCGCTCTATTTTGGCCGCCCGCCAACGCTGACTGCAATTGGCATTGAGCCATCCAGGACGTTCCTGGATAAatttgaggagctggagctgtggAAGCCCTATGTCGACCCCCGGGCCAGAGTTCCACCCCCCGTATATGAGCCCCAGCCAGCCTATACACTCTCCACCTTCCAGGCATTCACGTACCTAGCCGATATTATGGCTGGTATCGTAACAGGGCTCTATTCTCCCCAGGTGCAGTTTCTGTCCCAAGAGGAGATCCTCGATGTTGCTGGAGACCTGCAGAAAAGACTCGACGCCTGGATGGCAAACCTTCCCAAGCATCTGCAATATGACCCCAGCCAGGACGAAGCGCCGCCGGCCCATCGCTTCAATCCACC AATGACCTTCCATATGTTGCACATACTCCTTCACCGGCCCTTCCTTCCAGAGGGCCATCTTCGACATCTCGGAGCCTCCGCCGAAGCTGAGCATCGCGAAATCTGCCTGCTCTCCGCTGTTCAGATATACGAGCTGGCCAGGCGCTACCGTGACGCCTTCACCCTCCGCCGAGCGACCTACATGATCTCTTACTGCCTGTTCTGTGCGGCATCTGTTATTCCCTTCGGGCCCAGACAATCCGTCGACGTCTCGCAGCGACACATCGTCGGCTGGTTCTGGATTGCGCTGAAAGAATTACAGAACGGGGCGAATTTCGGACTGCGCAAGCCGATCATAATCATCCGGTCGCTTATTGAACACGCTGGGTTAGACTTGAACAGCATCCTGGCCCAGACAGAGCCATCCAGGCCAGCCAGCCTGGAGGCCGGAGCAGGCGGACAAGCCCATGTCCAGCATGACCACCGCTCCGGAGTGATTGGTGTGAATGGAGCAATGCCACCTCAAGGTCCAGACGAGGCGCAGGTGCCCGAGATAGAAGACGCAGATTTTGAGACGCTGTGTCGGGACCTGTTTGCCGGTGATATTGATGGGTTGGCAGCGCCGCATGGGACTGATGCTGAGGATCATTCGTTGCTGTATGGTCTGTTTAGATAG
- a CDS encoding flavin-containing monooxygenase (COG:Q;~EggNog:ENOG410PJFA;~InterPro:IPR020946,IPR036188;~PFAM:PF13450;~TransMembrane:1 (o20-39i);~go_function: GO:0004499 - N,N-dimethylaniline monooxygenase activity [Evidence IEA];~go_function: GO:0050660 - flavin adenine dinucleotide binding [Evidence IEA];~go_function: GO:0050661 - NADP binding [Evidence IEA];~go_process: GO:0055114 - oxidation-reduction process [Evidence IEA]), with the protein MSSAQAPYTVENVPLGTHRPVRVVCIGAGYSGLMMAIIAKEKMQHHKVDFQVYEKNNDLGGTWLLNRYPGCQCDIPSHNYAYSFDPKPDWPGYYATSEEIHEYMKQVSRRHSCDDLFAYEHEVVSATWDDGAGIWKLVVRANGVEFDDYCHVLINAAGVLNNWKWPSITGIETFQGKLMHSAAWDQTYDYAGKRLAVIGIGSSGIQILPQVAKTAGHVDYFIRSQTWISPARGINEAQEGDPEVDHDYNYVEDEIKRFHEDPEYLLQHRRELANRRIDEFRGSLQGPGALAEVRRSYVASMLQRLGNGEKGKRLASLIIPDFPVGCRRITPGQGFLEAMVREHVDTHWNSLDHITAEGIVLRDGSVLPVDAIICATGFDTTFKPRFPIVGQNGVNLAEKWEEENPDAYFGITVPQMPNYFCFIGPNSPVSNGSLVQAIQMTGIYIYNCIEKLQTQGIKSMTVTEKAVADLNEHAQTWLQDTVWAAPCRSWYKRGTTDGRIVGLYAGSCFHFAEALRDPRWEDYHLEYLQRNRFHYLGNGLTQRETRKGDMGDTQTLDFESYWKLFVLPEIHM; encoded by the exons ATGTCATCAGCACAAGCCCCATACACTGTGGAGAACGTCCCGTTGGGGACACACCGGCCAGTCCGGGTGGTCTGTATCGGCGCGGGCTACTCGGGGCTGATGATGGCCATTATCGCGAAAGAGAAAATGCAACACCACAAAGTCGATTTCCAGGTCTATGAGAAGAATAACGACCTAGGAGGTACATGGCTGCTAAACAG GTACCCTGGCTGCCAGTGCGATATTCCATCCCACAACTACGCCTACAGCTTCGACCCTAAGCCGGACTGGCCAGGGTACTATGCGACCTCAGAGGAGATCCACGAGTATATGAAACAGGTGTCACGGAGGCACAGTTGCGACGATCTCTTTGCATATGAGCATGAGGTCGTATCTGCAACATGGGACGATGGCGCTGGGATATGGAAGCTGGTTGTCAGAGCAAATGGCGTGGAGTTCGATGATTACTGCCACGTCCTGATCAACGCTGCTGGTGTTCTAAA CAACTGGAAATGGCCGAGTATCACCGGTATCGAGACGTTCCAAGGCAAATTAATGCATTCAGCTGCCTGGGACCAGACCTACGACTATGCTGGCAAACGTTTAGCTGTCATTGGAATTGGGTCGTCTGGGATACAGATCCTCCCCCAAGTGGCTAAGA CTGCTGGCCATGTCGATTACTTTATTCGGTCTCAGACCTGGATTAGCCCAGCACGCGGCATAAACGAGGCCCAAGAAGGCGACCCAGAGGTTGACCATGATTATAATTACGTCGAAGACGAGATCAAGCGCTTTCATGAAGACCCGGAATACCTTCTGCAGCACCGCAGAGAGCTCGCTAATCGCCGCATTGATGAGTTCCGGGGGTCGTTACAAGGCCCTGGGGCCCTGGCTGAGGTAAGACGCAGTTACGTTGCCTCGATGCTGCAGAGACTCGGTAACGGCGAGAAAGGTAAGAGACTGGCGTCGCTCATCATCCCAGACTTTCCAGTCGGCTGTCGCAGGATCACGCCTGGCCAGGGATTTCTAGAAGCGATGGTGCGCGAGCATGTCGACACGCATTGGAACTCTCTAGATCATATCACGGCGGAAGGCATTGTGCTGCGAGATGGAAGCGTCTTACCGGTGGATGCTATTATATGCGCAACTGGATTCGACACGACTTTCAAACCGCGATTCCCCATTGTCGGACAAAACGGAGTGAATCTCGCTGAAaaatgggaagaagagaaccCCGACGCATACTTTGGCATCACCGTTCCTCAAATGCCGAATTACTTCTGCTTCATTGGACCGAATAGCCCGGTTTCAAACGGCTCCCTTGTGCAGGCTATCCAAATGACGGGCATCTACATATATAACTGCATAGAAAAGCTCCAGACCCAAGGGATCAAGTCGATGACGGTCACAGAGAAGGCCGTGGCTGACCTCAATGAACATGCACAGACCTGGCTTCAGGATACCGTCTGGGCAGCGCCATGCCGAAGCTGGTATAAGCGAGGAACGACCGACGGCCGCATTGTCGGGCTGTACGCCGGTAGTTGCTTCCACTTTGCAGAGGCGCTGCGAGACCCCCGTTGGGAGGACTATCACCTCGAATACCTGCAGCGAAACCGCTTCCACTATCTGGGGAATGGATTGACTCAGCGCGAGACGAGAAAGGGCGATATGGGCGACACACAGACATTGGACTTTGAATCGTACTGGAAGCTGTTTGTGCTGCCTGAAATACACATGTAA
- a CDS encoding putative quinol monooxygenase (InterPro:IPR011008): MALCLAPTLEFENEDDATQFLALIHDIYQFTYQNEEHCSAYCWFRDVADPRSVQGFEFYDNEDGLAVTHRASRPYKKMRQFIAGLQETDPTLLKFPPLLLLTPVEGFVNNNGALHFEHQPCKLRVTTIKLCTTHESSSATAAQFTACLKSLAQDLHRTATGLACHTAVAEERGNEDDKGPTPGLSTTLHLLFVECYSEEGYLAQQEQNYLCL; the protein is encoded by the exons ATGGCACTCTGTCTTGCACCTACGCTCGAGTTCGAAAATGAGGACGACGCCACTCAG TTTCTCGCTCTAATCCACGACATCTACCAATTCACGTACCAGAATGAGGAGCATTGTTCCGCATATTGCTGGTTCCGAGATGTGGCCGATCCACGCTCTGTACAGGGATTTGAGTT CTACGACAACGAGGACGGCCTCGCCGTCACTCACCGGGCGTCCAGACCTTATAAGAAAATGAGGCAGTTCATAGCTGGTCTACAAGAGACAGACCCAACGCTGTTGAAATTCCCCCCACTGTTACTTCTAACTCCGGTCGAGGGCTTTGTGAATAACAATGGTGCCCTACACTTTGAGCATCAGCCTTGCAAGCTTCGAGTCACAACAATAAAGCTCTGCACCACTCATGAATCTTCTAGCGCCACAGCTGCGCAGTTTACGGCATGTTTGAAAAGCCTTGCTCAGGATCTTCACAGAACCGCCACAGGACTAGCATGTCATACGGCTGTGGCTGAGGAAAGGGGGAATGAGGATGATAAAGGACCAACCCCCGGGCTTTCTACAACCCTTCACCTTTTATTTGTTGAGTGTTATTCGGAGGAGGGCTATCTTGCGCAGCAGGAGCAAAACTATTTATGCCTGTAA